Proteins found in one Bactrocera oleae isolate idBacOlea1 chromosome X, idBacOlea1, whole genome shotgun sequence genomic segment:
- the LOC138858152 gene encoding uncharacterized protein, giving the protein MSYIKISVIKMAAFQFTSLNLQMAQDYFYNLNPLAQRIASDITTTKSSYGTLWYTLKATQQNEIINETLITPEISLKYLENMSLSASSLSSNSSSSISSCASLSTTSVKHILPSSSKSRGQNYSPNVNNSKTSNSLTDNINLQTQNLLSNTLVARAKHTIQSHQLGKLKPPSSPPPLPPTTTKKLTKTENAEKQKNKLKTNQVKATNEKTNYIYDGINLHTYTAQKVALKIIYDDVLGAYRDEHSQPFSYRTKSQIDLQKQYYEADLDDINLNTNFGYKCPTSSEPRNGNLAENVALTKNSERLQKELKSNFNNHLKISRKNKRLIPISPEVFKIPPAKATQALSSRNFNKCKNKSSKYLLKENVEKHTSEDSFLLDFKPKQSNLNYAVYTDVYFEQYGRLDAVARRRRSFRPVSTLHSGLSRDAS; this is encoded by the coding sequence ATGAGCTACATAAAAATAAGTGTTATAAAAATGGCCGCTTTCCAGTTTACCTCGTTAAATCTGCAAATGGCAcaagattatttttataatttaaatccaTTAGCTCAGCGTATTGCATCTGATATAACCACTACAAAATCATCATATGGCACGCTTTGGTATACTTTGAAAGCAACTCAACAAAATGAGATCATTAACGAAACTCTAATAACACCTGAAATTTCTTTGAAGTACTTGGAAAATATGTCTCTGTCTGCTTCATCGTTATCATCAAATTCATCTTCGTCTATCTCATCTTGTGCTAGTTTAAGTACAACAAGTGTCAAACATATTTTGCCGTCGTCTTCAAAGAGCAGAGGACAAAATTATTCGCCCAATGTCAATAATAGTAAAACATCGAATTCGTTAactgataatattaatttgcagactcaaaatttattgtcCAACACTTTGGTTGCACGCGCTAAACACACAATACAATCACATCAACTTGGAAAATTAAAACCTCCATCGTCTCCACCGCCACTTCCTCCAACTACAACCAAAAAATTGACGAAAACCGAAAatgctgaaaaacaaaaaaacaaattgaaaacaaatcaaGTAAAGGCTACCAATGAGAAAACGAATTATATTTATGATGGAATCAACCTCCATACATATACCGCTCAGAAAGTggctctaaaaattatttatgatgaTGTATTAGGGGCATACCGCGATGAACATTCGCAACCTTTCAGTTATCGCACAAAATCACAGATTGATCTACAGAAGCAGTATTATGAAGCTGATTTGGATGACATAAATCTGAACACTAATTTTGGTTATAAATGCCCTACTTCAAGCGAGCCGAGAAATGGAAATTTGGCTGAAAATGTAGCTCTAACTAAAAACTCTGAACGCTTACAAAAGGAGTTAAAGAGCAACTTTAATAatcatttgaaaatttctagaaaaaataaaCGACTAATACCTATATCGCCAGAAGTATTCAAGATTCCACCTGCTAAGGCAACTCAAGCgctttcttcacgaaattttaataagtgtaaaaataaatcgagcaaatatttgttgaaagaaaatgttgaaaagcATACATCCGAAGACTCATTTTTACTCGACTTCAAACccaaacaatcaaatttgaattatgccgtatatacagatgtctactttgaacaatatggtcgcctggatgcagtggcacgcagaagaagaagcttcagacctgtcagtacgctgcactccggactatcacgggatgcctcttga